One stretch of Streptomyces sp. 135 DNA includes these proteins:
- a CDS encoding FAD/NAD(P)-binding protein codes for MSASLPAPRPPAPDATALALVGAGPRGTSVLERLCASAAELLAPGTRLTVHVIDPEPPGPGRVWRTAQPAELLMNTVASQVTLFTDESVDCSGPIRPGPSLYEWAAAGRVPGLGPDDYPTRACYGRYLEWVFTEVVRTAPGAVRVQVHATRALRLDETADGLQTLVLDGGRELTGLSAVVLAQGHLPTRPDRDEERLAGHAALHGLRHFPPANPADLDLSAVAPGEPVLLRGLGLNFFDHMALLSTGRGGRYVREPDGTLRYEPSGHEPRLYAGSRRGVPYQARGDNAKGPYGRHQPAVLTDDVIARFRKRAESGDAPDFLDDIWPLVAKDVETVYYAALLAARGDTRESVEAFRERFLAIAHQSPQESLLLDESGVPDTDRWSWDRLSRPHPARPFASPHEHRAWLLAHLREDAAQAALGNVAGPLKAALDVLRDLRNELRRVVDHRGLSGASRRAHLDRWYTPLNAFLSIGPPRRRVEEMTALIEAGVLDVLGPRLSVRPDGAAFLAHSPDVPGSDVRVTTLIEARLPEPDVRRTADDLLATLLGAGRCRPHVVDGHETGGLDVTPRPYRLIDRQGRAHARRFAFGVPTEGVHWVTAAGARPGVDSVTLSDADAIARAALRTASGRAGAPPEGEAASPSDRMLNLQALIRFP; via the coding sequence TTGTCCGCTTCTCTGCCCGCGCCGCGTCCCCCCGCACCGGATGCGACCGCCCTCGCCCTGGTCGGCGCGGGCCCCCGCGGTACCAGCGTGCTCGAACGGCTCTGCGCGTCGGCGGCCGAACTCCTCGCCCCCGGCACGCGGCTGACGGTCCATGTCATCGACCCCGAGCCGCCCGGCCCCGGCCGCGTCTGGCGGACGGCGCAGCCCGCCGAGCTCCTGATGAACACCGTCGCCTCACAGGTGACCCTCTTCACGGACGAGAGCGTCGACTGCTCGGGACCGATACGACCGGGTCCGAGCCTGTACGAATGGGCGGCCGCGGGACGCGTGCCGGGGCTCGGGCCCGACGACTATCCGACCCGCGCCTGCTACGGCCGCTATCTGGAGTGGGTCTTCACCGAGGTGGTGCGCACCGCGCCCGGCGCCGTGCGCGTCCAGGTCCACGCGACGCGCGCCCTGCGGCTCGACGAGACGGCGGACGGGCTGCAGACCCTCGTACTCGACGGCGGCCGCGAACTGACCGGACTCTCCGCCGTCGTCCTGGCGCAAGGACATCTGCCGACCCGCCCCGACCGCGACGAGGAGCGCCTGGCAGGACATGCCGCGCTGCACGGCCTGCGGCACTTCCCGCCCGCCAACCCGGCCGACCTGGACCTGTCCGCCGTCGCCCCCGGCGAGCCGGTGCTGCTGCGCGGCCTCGGCCTCAACTTCTTCGACCACATGGCGCTGTTGAGCACGGGCCGCGGCGGCCGGTACGTACGGGAGCCGGACGGCACCCTGCGCTACGAGCCCTCCGGCCACGAGCCGCGGCTGTACGCGGGATCGCGGCGCGGCGTCCCGTACCAGGCGCGCGGGGACAACGCGAAGGGCCCCTACGGGCGGCACCAGCCCGCCGTCCTCACCGACGACGTCATCGCCCGCTTCCGCAAGCGCGCGGAGAGCGGCGACGCCCCGGACTTCCTGGACGACATATGGCCCCTGGTCGCCAAGGATGTGGAGACGGTCTATTACGCGGCGCTGCTCGCCGCGCGCGGTGACACGCGGGAGAGCGTCGAGGCCTTCCGGGAACGGTTTCTCGCCATCGCGCACCAGAGCCCCCAAGAGTCCCTGCTGCTCGACGAGTCGGGCGTCCCGGACACCGACCGCTGGTCGTGGGACCGGCTCTCCCGCCCGCACCCGGCCCGCCCCTTCGCCTCCCCCCACGAGCACCGCGCCTGGCTCCTCGCCCACCTGCGCGAGGACGCCGCGCAGGCCGCGCTCGGCAATGTCGCGGGCCCGCTGAAGGCCGCGCTCGACGTGCTGCGCGACCTGCGCAACGAACTGCGCCGCGTCGTCGACCACCGCGGCCTGTCCGGCGCCTCGCGCCGCGCGCACCTCGACCGCTGGTACACGCCGCTCAACGCGTTCCTCTCGATCGGCCCGCCGCGCCGCCGCGTCGAGGAGATGACCGCGCTGATCGAGGCGGGCGTCCTCGACGTGCTCGGACCGCGGCTGAGCGTGCGGCCGGACGGCGCGGCGTTCCTCGCGCACTCCCCGGACGTACCGGGCTCCGATGTGCGGGTCACCACATTGATCGAGGCCCGGCTGCCCGAGCCGGACGTGCGCCGCACGGCGGACGACCTGCTCGCGACGCTCCTCGGAGCCGGCCGCTGCCGCCCCCATGTCGTCGACGGCCACGAGACGGGAGGCCTGGACGTGACCCCGCGGCCGTACCGCCTGATAGATCGTCAAGGGCGGGCGCACGCACGGCGGTTCGCTTTCGGCGTGCCCACGGAAGGGGTGCACTGGGTGACGGCCGCCGGCGCCCGGCCCGGCGTCGACTCGGTCACCCTGTCGGACGCGGACGCCATCGCGCGGGCCGCGCTGCGCACCGCCTCCGGGCGCGCGGGAGCACCGCCGGAAGGGGAAGCGGCATCTCCGAGTGACCGAATGTTGAACTTGCAAGCACTAATTAGGTTCCCCTAA
- a CDS encoding bifunctional 4-hydroxy-2-oxoglutarate aldolase/2-dehydro-3-deoxy-phosphogluconate aldolase, with protein MPAPSPGPSPAPAPAPSPTPSDFTAALRRERLLAIVRGSDPDASFRTVMTLVESGIPLVEVSLSGADALGVLRRARAALGPDAWLGAGTVLTAEDARRAADAGADLIVTPGLGAGVDEALRLGLPVLGGVLTPTDVIAAEAVGVTALKIFPASAVGGPAYLKALRGPFPRTPFVPVGGVDAAAAETYLAHGAVAVGVGSPLTGDAADGGDLAALRTRAARFLEVTGAVRR; from the coding sequence ATGCCCGCCCCATCGCCAGGCCCCTCTCCGGCCCCCGCGCCCGCCCCCTCTCCCACCCCGTCGGACTTCACCGCCGCCCTGCGGAGGGAACGGCTCCTCGCCATCGTGCGCGGCAGCGACCCGGACGCCTCCTTCCGTACGGTCATGACGCTCGTCGAATCCGGCATCCCCCTCGTCGAGGTCTCCCTCAGCGGCGCCGACGCGCTGGGCGTACTGCGCCGGGCGCGCGCCGCGCTCGGCCCGGACGCCTGGCTGGGCGCGGGCACGGTGCTCACCGCCGAGGACGCCCGGCGGGCCGCCGACGCGGGCGCCGATCTCATCGTGACGCCCGGCCTCGGCGCGGGCGTGGACGAGGCCCTGCGGCTCGGTCTCCCCGTGCTCGGCGGCGTCCTCACGCCCACGGACGTGATCGCGGCCGAGGCCGTGGGTGTGACCGCGCTCAAGATCTTCCCCGCCTCCGCGGTCGGCGGCCCCGCCTATCTCAAGGCGCTGCGCGGCCCCTTCCCCCGTACGCCGTTCGTGCCGGTCGGCGGCGTGGACGCGGCGGCCGCCGAGACGTACCTGGCGCACGGCGCGGTCGCCGTGGGCGTCGGCTCGCCGCTGACCGGGGACGCCGCCGACGGCGGTGACCTGGCCGCGCTGCGGACGCGGGCCGCGCGGTTCCTGGAGGTCACCGGGGCGGTACGCCGATGA
- a CDS encoding HAD family hydrolase, with amino-acid sequence MTKLVASDLDRTLIYSAAALGLTMPDAEAPRLLCVEVYQGLPLSYVTETAAGLLEELARTTVFVPTTTRTREQYGRIHLPGPPPRFAICANGGHVLVDGVSDADWQARVVRRLADESASLDEVRAHLLRTADPAWLLKERVAEDLFAYLVVERALLPDGWVKELAAWAEERGWTVSLQGRKIYAVPKPLTKSAALREVARRVDAEEILTAGDSLLDTDLLLAADRAWRPGHGELADTGFVAPGLTVLPQRGIAAGEEILRAFLGTSRAAGEPR; translated from the coding sequence GTGACCAAGCTCGTCGCCAGCGATCTCGACCGCACGCTCATCTACTCCGCCGCCGCCCTCGGCCTGACCATGCCCGACGCCGAGGCGCCGCGCCTGCTCTGCGTCGAGGTGTACCAGGGCCTGCCGCTGTCGTACGTCACCGAGACCGCCGCCGGGCTCCTCGAGGAGCTGGCCCGCACCACGGTCTTCGTACCGACCACGACACGCACGCGCGAGCAGTACGGGCGCATCCATCTGCCGGGCCCGCCGCCGCGGTTCGCGATCTGCGCCAACGGCGGGCACGTGCTCGTCGACGGTGTCTCCGACGCCGACTGGCAGGCCCGGGTGGTGCGTCGCCTCGCCGACGAGTCGGCCTCCCTCGACGAGGTACGCGCGCACCTGCTGCGCACCGCCGACCCGGCCTGGCTGCTCAAGGAACGCGTCGCCGAGGACCTCTTCGCGTATCTGGTCGTGGAGCGCGCGCTGCTGCCCGACGGCTGGGTCAAGGAGCTCGCCGCGTGGGCCGAGGAGCGCGGCTGGACGGTCTCGCTCCAGGGCCGCAAGATCTACGCGGTGCCGAAGCCGCTCACCAAGAGCGCGGCGCTGCGGGAGGTCGCGCGGCGGGTGGACGCGGAGGAGATCCTCACGGCCGGTGACTCGCTGCTCGACACCGACCTGCTGCTCGCGGCGGACCGCGCCTGGCGTCCGGGCCACGGCGAACTGGCCGACACGGGCTTCGTGGCCCCCGGCCTCACGGTGCTGCCGCAGCGCGGGATCGCGGCGGGGGAGGAGATCCTGCGGGCGTTCCTCGGGACGTCCCGCGCGGCGGGGGAGCCCCGCTAG
- a CDS encoding sugar kinase, with amino-acid sequence MTAAPCEVLTLGETMVALRGGGPLKLGGSLEVSVAGAESNVAIGLARLGHTVRWAGAVGDDEAGELVLRTLRAEGVDLGAVTRDAQAPTGLVLFEPRLPEVTRVHYYRADSAGSRLTPEAVEPAFAPPPRVLHLTGITPALGPSAARACRHALRLARDHGTEVCLDVNHRSRLWSRAEASAELRAWLPYVDVLIASDDELPLCLPEGTPADASAPRHLLDLGVREVVVKLGAAGARAHTAQGEVHRPAREVRAVDAVGAGDAFVAGYLSALLDGADVTARLDRAVTTGAFAVASRGDWEGAPTRSELHLPEAPHGTVVR; translated from the coding sequence ATGACCGCGGCGCCCTGCGAGGTCCTCACCCTCGGCGAGACGATGGTGGCCCTGCGCGGCGGCGGCCCCCTCAAGCTGGGCGGCTCGCTGGAGGTGTCCGTGGCGGGTGCCGAGAGCAACGTGGCGATCGGCCTGGCACGGCTCGGCCACACCGTCCGCTGGGCGGGCGCGGTCGGCGACGACGAGGCGGGCGAGCTGGTCCTGCGCACGCTGCGCGCGGAGGGCGTCGACCTCGGCGCGGTCACGCGGGACGCGCAGGCGCCGACGGGCCTGGTCCTCTTCGAGCCGCGGCTGCCGGAGGTGACGCGGGTGCACTATTACCGTGCGGACTCGGCGGGCTCACGGCTCACCCCTGAGGCGGTGGAGCCGGCCTTCGCCCCGCCCCCGCGGGTCCTGCATCTGACCGGCATCACCCCGGCGCTCGGCCCCTCGGCGGCCCGCGCCTGCCGGCACGCCCTGCGCCTCGCCCGCGACCACGGCACCGAGGTCTGCCTGGACGTCAACCACCGCTCCCGGCTGTGGAGCCGGGCCGAGGCGTCCGCCGAACTGCGCGCATGGCTCCCGTACGTCGACGTCCTCATCGCCTCCGACGACGAACTGCCGCTCTGCCTGCCGGAGGGCACGCCCGCCGACGCGTCGGCGCCGCGGCACCTCCTGGACCTCGGGGTCCGCGAGGTCGTGGTCAAGCTGGGCGCGGCCGGCGCGCGGGCCCACACCGCGCAGGGCGAGGTCCACCGCCCAGCACGGGAGGTGCGGGCGGTGGACGCGGTGGGCGCGGGCGACGCGTTCGTCGCCGGGTACCTGTCGGCGCTGCTGGACGGCGCGGACGTGACGGCACGCCTGGACCGGGCGGTCACCACGGGCGCGTTCGCGGTGGCGTCCCGAGGCGACTGGGAGGGCGCCCCCACGCGGTCGGAACTGCACCTGCCGGAGGCACCCCACGGCACGGTCGTGCGCTGA
- a CDS encoding VTT domain-containing protein, producing the protein MLESVGALTGSPWIYAVVALSVLFDVFVPVLPSGVLVIMSATAAAAAGTGGVPHNVPDILLLTLSAATASVLGDMAAFRLAWRGGERLDRAIARSRRLTTAQERLGAALSRGGGALVVIARFAPAGRSIVSLGAGAAHRKLREFLPWSVLAGLAWAGYSVALGYLGGQWLGATWLATGVSLLALFAAGSLAAFLVRRPRPTA; encoded by the coding sequence GTGCTGGAAAGTGTGGGGGCGCTGACCGGCAGCCCATGGATCTACGCGGTCGTGGCCCTGTCCGTGCTGTTCGACGTCTTCGTCCCGGTCCTGCCGAGCGGCGTCCTCGTCATCATGTCGGCCACCGCGGCGGCTGCCGCGGGCACGGGCGGCGTCCCGCACAACGTCCCCGACATCCTGCTTCTCACCCTCAGTGCGGCCACCGCCTCGGTCCTCGGTGACATGGCCGCCTTCCGCCTTGCCTGGCGCGGCGGCGAACGCCTCGACCGCGCCATCGCCCGCTCCCGCAGGCTGACCACCGCGCAGGAACGGCTCGGCGCGGCGCTCTCCCGGGGCGGTGGCGCCCTCGTGGTCATCGCGCGCTTCGCCCCGGCGGGCCGTTCGATCGTCTCGCTCGGCGCGGGCGCGGCCCACCGAAAGCTGCGGGAGTTCCTGCCGTGGTCCGTGCTCGCGGGCCTGGCCTGGGCCGGCTACAGCGTGGCGCTCGGCTACCTCGGCGGCCAGTGGCTCGGCGCGACTTGGCTGGCCACGGGCGTCTCCCTGCTCGCGCTCTTCGCGGCGGGCTCCCTGGCGGCGTTCCTGGTGCGCCGCCCCAGGCCGACGGCCTGA
- a CDS encoding DoxX family protein, with the protein MTGRLNSAQPYAIGLFRIVIGLLFACHGAASLFGVLGGAGGDGSTIDAGTWPGWYAAVIQLVGGSLVLLGLGTRAAAFIASGSMAYAYFKVHQPEALWPMENGGEASAMFCWALLLLVFTGSGAFGLDRLFAARGASEGDKASERAPVAA; encoded by the coding sequence ATGACTGGACGTCTCAACAGCGCCCAGCCCTACGCCATAGGCCTGTTCCGCATAGTGATCGGGCTGCTCTTCGCCTGCCACGGCGCGGCCTCCCTCTTCGGCGTCCTCGGCGGCGCAGGCGGCGACGGCAGCACCATCGACGCCGGCACCTGGCCCGGCTGGTACGCGGCCGTCATCCAGCTCGTCGGCGGCAGCCTCGTCCTGCTCGGCCTCGGCACCCGCGCCGCCGCGTTCATCGCGTCCGGCTCGATGGCCTACGCCTACTTCAAGGTCCACCAGCCCGAGGCGCTGTGGCCGATGGAGAACGGCGGCGAGGCCTCGGCGATGTTCTGCTGGGCGCTGCTGCTCCTCGTCTTCACCGGGTCCGGCGCGTTCGGCCTCGACCGGCTCTTCGCCGCGCGTGGCGCGAGCGAGGGCGACAAGGCCTCGGAGCGCGCCCCGGTCGCCGCCTGA
- a CDS encoding VOC family protein: MADSRTQINALIIDAADPERLAAFWAEVLGRPVVGRTGPYVWLRRENGLGIGFQRAGEPAPGKNRMHFDVSCADPAAERKRIEALGGRRLEGYEDGGFLVMADPEGNEFCVIPDGPLDLDDEGRTDYLR; encoded by the coding sequence ATGGCGGACTCACGTACGCAGATCAACGCCCTCATCATCGACGCCGCCGATCCCGAGCGGCTGGCCGCGTTCTGGGCCGAGGTGCTCGGCAGGCCGGTCGTGGGCCGCACCGGGCCCTATGTCTGGCTGCGGCGCGAGAACGGTCTGGGGATCGGGTTCCAGCGGGCCGGTGAACCGGCGCCCGGCAAGAACCGCATGCACTTCGACGTCTCCTGCGCCGACCCGGCCGCCGAGCGGAAGCGGATCGAGGCGCTCGGCGGGCGAAGGCTGGAGGGGTATGAGGACGGGGGCTTCCTGGTGATGGCCGATCCCGAGGGCAATGAGTTCTGCGTCATTCCCGACGGGCCCTTGGACCTCGACGACGAGGGGCGCACGGACTATCTCCGCTAG
- a CDS encoding alkaline phosphatase D family protein: MARLRLGPLLRYVDGSAATVWVETDRPCTAEVRCADGAGGSARTFQIAGHHYALIPVTGLTPGTETAYEVRLGGADGMGAVWPPPDARFPASTIRTPAGDGADALRVTFGSCRWAAPPSGEHDPVGPDALDTLAARIAADPAAERPDVLLLLGDQVYADQTSKATRRWLAARRDLADPPGAQVADYEEYTHLYDESWLDPEVRWLLSTVPSCMIFDDHDVIDDWNTSAAWLAEMRATPWWRERVLSGLMSYWVYQHLGNLRPEELASDAVHAAVCATPDGTDALRAFAAAADANPTSARWSYRRDFGRVRLLMVDTRAARVLAEAERAMFDPEEARWLREQALDGAGGVDHLLVGTSLPWLLPHLIHDAEGWNAALCRGERGARWARFGENLRRRSDLEHWSAFPPSFEALTSLLAEAGSGGEAPATVCVLSGDVHHAYVAEPSWPPGSGPDARVLQLTCSPVHNSIPTSIKLGFRFGWSRVGRALGRRFARHGGVTQAGIDWRRTGGPWFGNQLMTLTLHGRSARLRLDQARTARGGAVRLETAEERDLT; the protein is encoded by the coding sequence GTGGCACGACTGCGCCTTGGTCCACTGCTGAGGTACGTCGACGGCTCCGCGGCGACCGTCTGGGTCGAGACCGACCGGCCCTGCACCGCCGAGGTGCGGTGCGCGGACGGCGCGGGCGGCTCGGCGCGCACCTTCCAGATCGCCGGCCACCACTACGCCCTGATCCCGGTCACCGGCCTGACGCCGGGCACCGAGACGGCGTACGAGGTGCGGCTCGGCGGGGCGGACGGCATGGGCGCGGTGTGGCCGCCGCCCGATGCCCGCTTCCCCGCCAGCACCATCCGCACGCCCGCCGGGGACGGCGCCGACGCCCTGCGCGTCACCTTCGGCTCCTGCCGCTGGGCCGCGCCGCCCTCCGGTGAGCACGACCCCGTGGGCCCGGACGCCCTGGACACCCTCGCCGCCCGCATCGCCGCGGACCCGGCGGCGGAGCGCCCGGACGTCCTGCTGCTCCTCGGCGACCAGGTGTACGCGGACCAGACCTCCAAGGCGACCCGCCGCTGGCTGGCCGCGCGCCGGGACCTCGCCGATCCCCCGGGCGCCCAGGTCGCCGACTACGAGGAGTACACGCACCTCTATGACGAATCCTGGCTCGACCCCGAGGTCCGCTGGCTGCTGTCCACCGTGCCCAGCTGCATGATCTTCGACGACCACGACGTGATCGATGACTGGAACACCAGCGCGGCCTGGCTCGCCGAGATGCGGGCCACGCCCTGGTGGCGCGAGCGCGTCCTGAGCGGCCTGATGTCGTACTGGGTCTACCAGCACCTGGGCAATCTGCGCCCCGAGGAGCTGGCGAGCGACGCCGTCCACGCCGCCGTGTGCGCCACGCCCGACGGCACGGACGCGCTGCGCGCCTTCGCCGCGGCGGCCGACGCGAACCCCACCTCGGCGCGCTGGAGCTACCGGCGGGACTTCGGGCGCGTACGCCTGTTGATGGTCGACACCCGCGCGGCCCGCGTCCTGGCGGAGGCGGAGCGCGCCATGTTCGACCCCGAGGAGGCGCGCTGGCTGCGCGAACAGGCGCTCGACGGCGCGGGCGGCGTCGACCACCTCCTCGTCGGCACGTCGCTCCCGTGGCTGCTCCCGCACCTCATCCATGATGCCGAGGGGTGGAACGCCGCGCTGTGCCGTGGCGAGCGGGGCGCCCGCTGGGCCCGCTTCGGCGAGAACCTGCGCAGGCGTTCGGACCTGGAGCACTGGTCGGCCTTTCCGCCGTCCTTCGAGGCGCTCACCTCGCTGCTCGCGGAGGCGGGCTCCGGCGGCGAGGCCCCGGCGACGGTGTGCGTGCTCTCGGGCGACGTCCACCACGCCTATGTCGCCGAGCCGAGCTGGCCGCCGGGTTCCGGTCCCGACGCCCGTGTCCTCCAGCTGACCTGCTCCCCCGTCCACAACTCCATCCCGACGTCGATCAAGCTCGGTTTCCGCTTCGGCTGGAGCCGGGTGGGCCGCGCGCTCGGCCGCCGCTTCGCCCGCCACGGCGGCGTGACGCAGGCGGGCATCGACTGGCGCCGCACGGGCGGCCCCTGGTTCGGCAACCAACTGATGACCCTGACGCTGCACGGCCGCTCGGCCCGCCTCCGCCTGGACCAGGCCCGAACGGCTCGCGGCGGCGCCGTACGCCTGGAGACGGCGGAGGAACGCGACCTGACGTGA
- a CDS encoding zinc ribbon domain-containing protein, producing MPRYEYRCRSCGDTFELSRPMAESADLAVCPEGHEDTVKLLSTVAVGGSASSSAAASGPASAPGGGAGGGGCCGGGCCG from the coding sequence ATGCCTCGATACGAATACCGCTGCCGGTCCTGCGGCGACACGTTTGAACTGAGCCGTCCCATGGCGGAGTCCGCCGATCTCGCGGTGTGCCCGGAGGGACATGAGGACACGGTGAAGTTGTTGTCCACGGTGGCCGTGGGCGGCTCGGCGTCCAGTTCCGCTGCTGCTTCTGGTCCCGCTTCCGCGCCTGGTGGGGGCGCGGGTGGCGGGGGCTGCTGTGGTGGGGGTTGTTGCGGCTGA
- a CDS encoding DUF2277 domain-containing protein: MCRSIKTLRPPAIPDDATEEEIRAAALQYVRKVSGFRAPAAHNREVFDRAVDAVAEATAELLAGLEVRGARAS; encoded by the coding sequence ATGTGCCGAAGCATCAAGACGCTCCGTCCGCCCGCCATCCCCGACGACGCCACCGAGGAGGAGATCCGGGCCGCCGCGCTTCAGTACGTGCGCAAGGTGTCCGGGTTCCGCGCCCCGGCCGCCCACAACCGCGAGGTCTTCGACCGGGCCGTCGACGCCGTGGCCGAGGCGACCGCGGAGTTGCTCGCCGGACTGGAAGTGCGTGGGGCGCGCGCGTCGTGA